A DNA window from Borrelia sp. HM contains the following coding sequences:
- a CDS encoding adenylate kinase yields MKLVFLGPPGSGKGTIAKILSSKLNYDHISTGDLFRENISKSTPLGKEIEQIVENGQLVPDAITIKIVEDKINTLKNKNNFILDGFPRNINQAKALDNFLKNIQVINFLLDESILIKRLSGRRICQSCGGIFNIYTLPTKEKEICDICKGVLFQRKDDKEESLKVRLKEYNLQTKPLIDFYSKKNKINNISASKDVDEVATNLMEIIAKNQKN; encoded by the coding sequence ATGAAACTTGTTTTTTTAGGGCCTCCAGGTTCTGGAAAAGGTACAATTGCTAAAATACTCTCAAGTAAACTTAATTATGATCATATTTCAACAGGAGATCTATTTAGAGAAAATATATCAAAGTCCACACCTCTTGGTAAAGAAATCGAACAAATAGTTGAAAATGGACAATTAGTACCTGACGCAATTACAATAAAAATTGTTGAAGATAAAATTAATACCCTTAAAAATAAAAACAATTTTATTCTTGATGGATTTCCCAGAAATATCAATCAAGCCAAGGCTTTAGATAATTTTTTAAAAAATATTCAGGTAATCAACTTTTTACTTGATGAAAGTATATTAATAAAAAGGCTTTCTGGAAGGAGAATATGCCAATCATGCGGAGGAATATTTAACATATACACACTACCTACAAAAGAAAAAGAAATCTGTGATATTTGTAAAGGTGTCCTTTTTCAAAGAAAAGATGATAAAGAAGAATCTTTAAAAGTTAGACTTAAAGAATATAATCTACAAACAAAACCACTAATAGATTTTTATTCAAAGAAAAATAAAATTAATAATATAAGCGCATCAAAAGATGTTGATGAAGTAGCAACAAATTTAATGGAAATTATAGCAAAAAACCAAAAAAATTAA
- a CDS encoding diguanylate cyclase, with protein MILDNFEKISNEPQKLLLVDDTPTNLDLLISILQHDYEIRVALNGFDALKQVEIANPDLILLDVLLPDLSGYEVCKRLKNDPETRDIPIIFISSRDSIDAQLEGFNVGGVDYILKPFNSKIIDARIKTHLELKRLRDYFKDLARIDGLTQIPNRRFFTDKFAKFWMKALEHKKHVIVGLLDIDYFKKYNDNYGHTNGDECLKLIAKSLNKIALRYKIDIARYGGEEFILFSIDKSLEEMIEIVSIIIEEIRNLEIVHEYSSISNFVTVSIGLAEQIPYNTNFTNIIKLADEKLYEAKIFGRNQFKY; from the coding sequence ATGATTTTAGATAATTTTGAAAAAATTTCAAATGAGCCTCAAAAATTGTTGCTTGTGGATGATACTCCCACAAATTTAGATTTATTAATAAGTATATTGCAACATGATTATGAGATTAGAGTTGCATTGAATGGGTTTGATGCTCTAAAACAAGTTGAAATTGCTAATCCTGATTTGATTCTTCTTGATGTATTGCTGCCAGATTTAAGTGGTTATGAAGTTTGTAAAAGGTTGAAGAATGATCCTGAGACTAGAGACATTCCTATAATTTTTATTAGTTCAAGAGATTCTATTGATGCTCAACTTGAGGGATTTAATGTTGGTGGAGTGGACTATATTTTAAAACCTTTTAATAGCAAGATTATTGATGCAAGAATTAAAACTCACCTTGAACTTAAAAGGCTTAGGGATTATTTTAAAGATCTTGCAAGAATTGATGGTCTTACTCAGATTCCTAATAGAAGGTTTTTTACAGATAAATTTGCTAAATTTTGGATGAAAGCTCTAGAACATAAAAAACACGTCATTGTTGGACTGTTAGATATTGATTACTTTAAGAAATATAATGATAATTATGGGCATACCAATGGTGATGAGTGTCTTAAGTTGATAGCAAAGAGTTTAAATAAAATTGCTCTTAGATATAAGATAGATATTGCTCGATATGGTGGTGAAGAGTTTATTTTATTTTCCATAGATAAAAGTTTAGAAGAGATGATTGAGATTGTCAGCATAATAATTGAAGAGATTAGGAATTTAGAGATAGTTCATGAGTACAGTAGTATTTCTAATTTTGTTACAGTTTCAATTGGACTTGCTGAACAAATTCCTTATAATACTAATTTTACTAATATCATTAAGCTTGCTGATGAGAAATTATATGAAGCTAAAATTTTTGGTCGAAATCAGTTTAAATATTAG